The genomic segment GCCTGTATATTCCAGTAAAAATAAGTTTCTTGAAATTTGAAGTTCTTCTGCCAGATTCGGAATTCCTTTCAAACCTAATCTTGTAGAAACAATTCCTTCGTTTGCAACACCATTTCCTTTAATATTTGGGTCTTGTGAGTAAGCGATTACCAAACCATCAAAATCCTGTACATATTGCAAAGCTATTTTAAGCACATTGGCATTGTCGATACTTTTGTTGTAATCGCCAAAAGCAATCGCTCCGGCATTTTTCATATCGTAAAGTTCGGCCATATCTTTTCCTTCGCTGGCTTTTGTTAAAGCTCCAATTGGAAAAATCTCTGTTGCAGAACCATTTGCTTTATTCTTTACAAAATTTATCTGAGATTGATTGTCGATAATCGGGAAGGAGTTTGGCTGAAGTGCAATTGCCGTAAAACCACTTTTTGCAGCAACATTCAACCCGTTTGCAATAGTTTCTCTGTCTTCATAACCCGGCTCTCCAAGAGAAACACTGCTGTCAAACCATCCCTGAGAAACATGAAGATCGTCGAATCTTACAATTTCTGCATCGTCGTTTGGAAGAGAAACGCCTATTTTTTCTATTAAACCATCTGCAATTAAAAGATCAACGGTCTGGTTATGAAACGGACTTTTTGAGTCGATAATTTTGGCGCTTTTGATGATTATTTTCATATTTTGGATATTTATTTATCAAACATTAAATCTTTTTGTTTTCTACCATTAAGAAATTAAGTTAATAAAGAAGAGAAACTTAATTTTCTAGCCATTAAAACTAAGTTCATAAAGGAAAAACTTAATAATCTTAATGTCTTAATGGTGAAAAAAATCATTTCACGAATTTTATAATTGCCATTTCTAAAGCTAAAAATAACAGTGCAAAGATAACAAACCATTTCCAAATTTGACTGTCAGTACGCTCAGTTTGTAAGGTGTTAAAAATGGTCGAAATCGTATCGGCGGTTTTAAAATCAGAAACTACGTTTGTATTTACCTGACTCAAATCGCTTTCGGTTCTTTTGTAATTGAAACTCAAGTTTTCAACCCATTCTTTTTTGTCAAAAATGCTGTAATTTCCAGCTGTATCCGGAAAATCATTAAACGTTAATTTGACTTTATTATTTAAAATCTGCTGAATCGGAATAAACGAATCTTCCGTTCCTTTTACTTCCAAAATCGCATCTTTTGTCAATAAAACATCCACAAAATATGGCTGATTGTTTCCAATCGTTAAGGCATTTACACCCGTTTTTTGATTGTTCTGTGCCATTTTATAAAACAACGGAACAATTAATGGCGATTGCTGAAAATTTGAATTTGCAGCGTTTATTGGTGCCGAAAACACAGTAATTCCAGCTGTTGGGTTTTGTACCGCTGTAACAAACGAACTTTGATCTTCATAAGATAAAACGGCGGGATAAGGACTTGAAATATCAAATGAGCTGTTTGTTTTTGGATATTGAAAATTGGTAATTTTATTTTCGAAAACTCCAGAAAATAACGGATGATCGAAATTAATTTTCGTAATCTGTTTGCTTTCTGTTTTGAGAGTATTGAATTGGATTTTTCCAAAATTTCCTAAAAAGGCATTCAAGTTTGAAACTGAGCTTTTTTCAGAAGGAATTACAACTAAATTTCCACCTTTAGAAACAAAAGCTTTTAAAGTGGTTTGCAAAGCCTGCGGAATTTCGACTAATTCATTTAAGATTATCGTATTTTGTTTTTCTAAACTATTATAATCTAAAGTGCTGATAGAGTAATTGTTGTAATTGAATTCGGCAGAAGTATAAATTCTTGATAAAAAATTGCTTTTTTCAGGTTCACCAATACTAATTACGTTTGTTTTTTTGTTTTTAGAAATGCTGAAAAACAATTTGTTATCATAAGTTAAACCGTTGTCTTCGATTGAAACATATCCGTGAAAAGCTTCTTTTGGAATTGTGAAGTTGATTTTCTTTTTCTTCGTATCAAAATTGATAATTGTTTTGGCAATCAGTTTATTTTGATTGTATAAAGCAGTCGAAATTGGTTTGAAATCTTCGCCGTAAGCTGATAAATTGACGCCAATTTCATAGAAATTCTCTAAAGTCTGATTGATGTAAACACTGTCTATTGAAACATTGTTTTTTTGTTCAGCTTCAGAAAGTATGAAATACGGTTTCTCTTCAGAATCAGTATTTTTGATGTCGTTTTCTTTTAAACCAACAGCATCAGAAATAATAATTATATCTTTTTTATGTGCCGATTTATGCGCTTTTACTTTTGCCATAATCGACGAAAGTTCAAAAGGCGTCGCACTATATTTTAGGTTTTGTAAAGCACTTTTAGACGATTTTATATCGGTATTCCAATAATTATCTGTGTTTGTTAGTAAAGAAAACTGAGCATTTTCAGGAGTATTTTCCAGTAATTCCTGCACGGCACGTTTTAGCAATTCTCCTTTTTTGCCTTTTGCCTGCATACTAAAAGAGTTATCTAAAATGATATACATTTCGTTTGAGGCATTTTTGCTGTCTTTGGCTTCAAAAAAAGGCTGGGCAAAAGCTATAATGGCACACGTAAGCAGTAAAAGACGTGTGGCAAGCAATAATCGTTTTTTGATTTTGGAACTTTTACGAGTTTGAACCGCTAATTCTTTCAAAAAACGAACATTGGTAAAATAAGAGGTTTTAAATCGTCGTAATTGAAATAAATGAACCAAAATTGGTACAATCAATAAAAAGAGAAAGTATAGAATTTCGGGATGTTTAAAGTGCATTCTGGCTTCGATTTACTTCGCTACGTTTTATTTTTCACGAAGATGCTGGTCAAAAATACAAATTTTTAGTTGAACCATATAAGTTCATGTAAGAGATTATAAGTTTAATCGAATTTTGAGATTAAAATAATTAAAATTTAGGATTTCATTTTTTTTTGAAAAAAAACTAAAATGAACTTATATGACTTATATGGTTTGAAAGTTTCTAAAAATGTAACTTTTCTGATTTTATTTGTAATGACAAGAAAGATATTATTGTTTATTTTAGCAGTATTCAAAAAACATATTATGAAAAAAATATATCTAGTATTATTTTCTGCTTTGGCTGTCACAACTGCAAAAGCTCAAAATAAATTTAACCTGCTGGTAGGAACTTATACCAATACATGCCAGAGTAATGGAATTTACGTTTATGAATTTGACGCGAATTCGGGAGAATTTAAATTAAAAAATTCATCAGAAAATGTTGTAAGTCCGAGTTATTTATCGGTTTCGGCAGATAATAAATTTATATATGCCGTAAACGAGAATGGTACACAGAGTTCTGTAAGTGCCTTTGGATACGATTCTGCATCTGGTAAAGTTAATTTTTTAAATAAAAATGATGCTTTAGGAGCGGATCCTTGTCATCTAATAAATGATGATAAAAATGTAATTGCCGCTAATTATTCCGGCGGTAGTATTGTAGTTTATAAAAAAAATGCTGACGGCAGTATTTCTGAAGTACAGCAATTAATTCAGCACGAAGGAAAAGGACCAAATGCGGCTCGTCAGGAAAAAGCCCACGTTCATATGGTTGTTTTTTCTCCGGATAAAAAGTTTGTACTTTCTAATGATTTAGGTTTAGATAAAGTTTTTATTTATAAATATAATCCAGCTTCTAAAAATGAAATTTTAACGTTAAAAGGCAGTGTTGATGTGAAACCAGGAAGCGGCCCAAGACATTTGACTTTCAGTAAAGATGGAAAATTTGTTTATCTGGTTCAGGAATTAGACGGTACACTGACAACTTTTAGTTATGATAAAACCGGAAACTTAAAAGTGATTGCCGAAACAAGTATTCTTCCAAAAGACTTTAAAGGCGGAACCGGCGCTGCTGCAATCAAAATTTCGCCTGACGGAAACTTTTTATATGTTTCTGATCGTGTTGATGTTAACGCTATTTCTGTTTATAAAATTCTTAAAAACGGAAGTATAGAATTGGTTGAGCAGCAAAGCACTTTAGGAAAAGGCCCAAGAGATTTTGCTATTGACCCAAGTGGAAATTATTTTTTAGTAGGACATCAGTACACTAATGATATTGTTATTTTTAAAAGAGATATCAAAACCGGAAAAATCACCGATACACGAAAAAGAATTCAGTTATGTTCGCCTGTAGGGCTTGTTTTTACGAAAATATAATTTTTTAAAGGTTCTAAGATGCTAAGGTTCTAAGGAACTAAGATTAAAAAAATAAAAAAGAAGGTTCAAAGATTATTAAATCTTTGAACCTTCTTTTTTATTTGGTGAGAAAAAAACTTAGAACCTTAGTGTCTTATTTACCATCTTTCTTCTTCTTATTTCTTGTCTTCAACATATTTCTGTTAACAGAACCGTGGGTTTTCTTTTTTGTTTTTGAAGGGCCTCCCAGATTGACTTTTTGGTTCTTTTTAGATTTTTCGTGAAAAGCACCATCACCTTCAAGTTTAGGTTTTTTCAATAAAAACTTTCTTGGCAGTTTGTCTTTTTCGGCTTCAATTAATTTTTCTGAAATTTCAACTTCTTCAGGAAAATCAGCGATTTTAAGTTCCTGATCCATTAAAAGTTCCGTTTCAATTTTATATTCTTCTTCTCTCGGAGAAACAAAACTAATTGCAGTTCCTGTTGCGTCTGCACGACCGGTACGACCAATTCTGTGCATGTACAATTCAGGTTCTTCCGGAAGTTCAAAATTGATAACATGCGAAATGTTAGAAATATCTAAACCTCTTGCCATAACGTCGGTTGTAATTAATCCGCGAAGATTTCCTTCCTGAAATTCAGCCATTGTGCTCAAACGGTAATTTTGAGATTTATTAGAATGAATTACCCCAAACTGACCTTCAAAATGCTCTTCAATACGATTAAAAAGCATGTCTGAAATCTTTTTATTATTTACGAAAACCAAAACACGATCCATGCTTTCGTCTGTCTCAAATAAATGTTTCAACAGATTTACTTTTGTATTGAAGTTTGGAACGTTATAGGTAATTTGTGTAATTTTTTCAAGCGGAGTTCCCGATGGAGCAAGCGTAACTTCTTCAGGAAAATCAAAATAGTCATTTAATATATCATCAACTTCGTCTGTCATCGTTGCAGAGAACAGAATATTTTGACGTTTGGTTTTCATCATAGCCAAAAGAGAAGTCAATTGTGGCCTGAAACCTAAATTCAGCATTTCATCAAATTCGTCGATAACTAATTTTTGAGTTACATCAAAACGAACAACAGCATCCAGAGCCAAATCCATAGTACGTCCCGGAGTACCTACTAAAATGTCAACTCCTTCATAAACAGCTTTCTTTTGAGTGTTGATGTTTACTCCACCGTAAATTCCAAGCGTTTTAACTGACATGTATTTAGTCAGTTTTTCGACTTCTTCAACAACCTGAACCACCAATTCTCGGGTTGGAACCAGAATTACAATTTTTGGAGTATTGGTATGAGTGAACTTATATAATTTTAAAAGCGGCAGTAAATAGGCAAATGTTTTACCGGTTCCGGTTTGTGCAATTCCCATCATATCGCGTCCAGACGTGATTACAGAAAAGGATTTTTCCTGAATAGGAGTTGGTGTAACAAAACCTAATTCGTCAACAGCTTTTTGTAATGATTTTGGAAGATTGAATTTTTCGAAAGTGCTCATCTGCATTAAATTTTGTGCAAATGTACGTTAAAATGATGGTTTTTTGTAGAATTTGTAATTTTAGATAACGTATTGTTGTTTTGTTTGTCACTCTGAGCGAAGTCGAAGAGGCGTGCCAATTGGAATGCGGGCTTCGACTTCGCTCAGCCTGACAGCATAAAACTAAAATAAAATCTACAATTTTTAAACTCTAAAAGCCTTCAAAAACTCCTAAACCAAATAAGGCAAAATCGTATTTTACAGGATCTCCAGCATCCATTTTGCGCAATTGTGTGTCTAATTCTAGTAAAGCTTTTGCATCATTTTGCTTTCGCGAAAGAATTCCTAGTTTACGGGCAACATTTCCTGAATGTACATCAAGCGGACAGGATAAAACTGAAGGTGAAATAGTTTTCCAGATTCCTAAATCTACACCTTTTGCGTCCTGACGAACCATCCATCGCAAATACATATTAATGCGTTTTGCTGCCGAATTATTTAACGGATCTGAAATATGTTTTTGAGTTCGCGGCAAATGATCAATTTCGAAGAATATTTTTTTGAATTCGCTGATGCTTTTCTGCAGACTGTCTTTTTCCTGATTTTTGGCAAAAACAGCTTCCAATCCGCTATGATTTTTATAAATGTGTTGTAAACCTTTAATGAATCCGCCGAAATCTTTTCCGTTGAAAGTGCGGTGGACGAAAGTTTCTAAATCAGCCAGATTATCTTCAGAATGTGACATGACAAAATCATAAGGCGTATTGCCCATTAATTCCATCATTTTATGAGAATTCTTTATAATCATTTTGCGGTTCCCCCATGCAATTGAAGCACTTAGAAAACCGGCAATTTCGATGTCTTCTTTTTGAGTAAAAAGATGCGGAATTTGTACAGGATCACTTTCTATAAAATCCTGATTATTATATTGAATGACTTTTTCGTCAAGAAATTCTTTAAGTTCTTTTTGATTCATTTTTTTTTTAGTTCTTAGTAATTAGTCTTTAGTGATTAGCCTAAAGCAATTTAATTACTAATCAGACCGTCGACCATAACTAATTTTCTGTCGGCCATATTGGCTAATTCTTCGTTGTGAGTAACAATTACAAAGGTCTGCCCGAATTCATCACGAAGCTGAAAAAATAACTGATGTAAATTTTCAGCAGAATGCGTGTCGAGATTTCCAGACGGTTCATCAGCAAAAATAATATCAGGTTTATTTATTAAGGCTCTCGCAACGGCAACACGCTGTTGTTCACCGCCCGAAAGTTCGCTTGGTTTATGATGTATTCTGTGTGATAAACCTAAATATTCCAGTATTTTTTTAGCTTCTTTTTCGGTTTCAGTTTTTGGTTTATTTGCCATAAAAGCCGGAATACATACGTTTTCTAAAGCTGTAAATTCAGGTAATAATTGATGAAACTGAAAAATAAACCCAAGATTTAAGTTTCTGAATTCAGATAGTATTTTATCTTGTTTGCTTTTCTTTTTAAAATAGCGGCTATGGTAAATAAGCATTAAAAGAATTGGCATTAATAATACACCAAGTGTTATTAAACCCAAGGTATCATATTGTATTCTTGATTTAAAAAACAATAAAAAAACGATTAGTGCTATGGTGTAAATAGAACCTATCCAGGTTATAATTTTGAATGCTTTTTCTTGTTTAGAATTATCGGTTTCAACATCTTGTAATTTTAAAATGTTTGTACCATTTATGGTTAAAGAAGATTCAGGATTTCTTTCGGGTACATCTAAAGTACCTAAAATTTGCAGTAAAGTAGTTTTTCCGGCACCGGAAGCGCCTACAATCGAAACAATTTCGCCTTTTTTAATATGTAAATCAACTCCTTTTAAAACCTCAAGTTTGTCATAGAATTTATGTATGTTTTTTGCGTGTATCATGTAGTGAAACTGTTTTTACAAAGAAACGAAGATTATACTTAGAATCAAATTCCAATATCTTAAATTCCAAATTCCAATTTTTTCATAAATCTAAATCTAAATCTGCAGTTTAAAACTGGTCTGTTTATTGATGTGGAAATTTTGAAAATTAAATTTAATTGATAGTAAAACAATTCTCATAAATTATTTTTAATTTCGAATAACCTCAAAATTTACTTAACATGCAGGATTTAAAAGTTGTAGAAGATAACAGAATGTCAAAATTACTTTTTGGTTTAATTTTGGACGGTATTGGTATGATTTCTTTTTCAATTCCTTTACTTGGAGAATTTTCAGATGTAATTTGGGCGCCAATTGCGGCCATTATTATGAGCAGAATGTATAAAGGAAGAGTTGGGAAAGTAGCAAGTGTGTTGACTTTTATTGAAGAAATTATTCCTTTTACTGATGTAATTCCGTCATTTACACTTACATGGATTTATACTTATTTCTTTACGAGACAACCTAATGAGTTTAATTAAAGTGAATTAAATCTGTGGTTTTTCATCTTTAAATAAAAAGCCAAGTCCCATATTTTTCAGCATTTTCTTTTCGAAATTCCAAAAGAATTTAAACTGCCCGAAAATACTTCCGATGGCAACGAGTAAAACCTGATAAATTGGGAAAATAATCAGCAGACGAATTAAAGTAAACCAGCCTCCAAAGTCTTCTTTTGTAATGCCGAGCCAAACACAAAAAGGTTTAGACAACCAGGCAGATGCCGATCCGGTGATGGCAAAAACGGTAAGAATTATAACGGCTTGTAAATTTGAGGTAATTCCCCAGCGTTGCTTTAGTTTGTTCATTGCTATTTGTAATGATTACAAATATAGTAATTATCTTGAAGGAACATAACCCCAAAGCTTTTGTTTGTAAGTATTTTGAAAATAAATCATGTAATTGTAAATTAAGTAGTTTACTTCGTAACCGTAATGAATGTCAGGACGGTAATTAATTGACATTTCGTACAAATCCGGGTTATAACGCTGTGGCTGTAAAACACGGTTGTTCCATTCGGTTACATACAAATTATTTTTATTTTCGAGATATTGTAATGAATGGTAATTGCGAGGATAAGCTCTCGAAACGAGCCAGTTGCTAAAACCATTATCAATAATTATTACTTCATACTCAAGCGAATCGTTTGCAATTCTTACGGTATCGTTTATTTTTTTATTTGAAGCATTATCAGCACTTGCAATAGTTGGCGAGGTTGTCGAACAGGCAATTATTGTTACTAGTAAAGCTAATATGGCAATGCATTTTTTCATACAATAAAGTTACGAATTTTTTTTGAAGTTGCTAAGGTTCTAAGTTGCTAAGGTTCTGAGTTTTTTTGTTGTAATAAAAAAGGGGCTCTCTCCATTTTGAGACAGCCCCTTTTATATTTTGCTCAATATCTTAGAACCTTAGTGTCTTAGCACCTCAGAACCTTTATTTGCTCCCAAACAACTTCCCAATAAAACCGGCAATGCCGCCTTTACTTTTGGTAACTACAAGAACATCGGCAACGTCAAGTTTCCCGTCGTTATTTTGGTCAAGGCCAAATTGAGTTCCGTATTTAGAAATGGTATCCATAATTCCCGAAGCTTGTCCGCTGTTTCCTGAAATGGAATTTATAATGTCTGAAATTTGAAAACTACTGTCGTTTGGATCTTTTGCTTTGTTGACTAAAGAGCCTAAAATCTGCGGAATCAAATTGGAAGCGACTCCATTTGAATCGGCACTGCTTAAACCAAATTTTTCTCCTAGATTTCCGCTTAATTGTTGTTGAATTTGCTGTACAACTGGATTTGAACTGTCTATTGGAGAATTTCCATTAAATAATCCGGCAATCTGATCGGTACCGCCTTCAGAAACAATCTTTTTTAATCCTTCAAAAATAGAACTGCTTGTTTCGCTTATTACGGCGTCATTATGTTCATTTGGGACAGCGTTATTGTTTACCACAGCATCGCCTCCATATTGCTGTACTAATTGGGTTAATTGTTCAAACATGATATTTAGGGTTTAGATTATCAATCAAATTTAAACAAAAAAAGAAAGGGATTTATTAAACTGTGTTAATAAATCCCTTCTAAGTAATTTAATTATAGTTAATTAGCTTAACAAAGTGATGATTTGTGATGCTAATTCAGTACCAATTCTATCCTGAGCTTCTCCAGTTGCAGCTCCAATGTGAGGAGTTAAAGAAATTTTAGAGTGCATTAAGATTGCCATTTCTGGTTTTGGTTCGCTTTCGAAAACATCTAAACCTGCAAAAGCAACTTTCCCAGAATCTAAAGCTTTTACTAAAGCTACTTCGTCGATAACACCTCCACGAGCACAGTTTACAATTCCAACACCATCTTTCATGATTTCAAGTTCTTTCTCTCCAATGATGTAACCATCCTGAGCAGGAACGTGTAATGTAATGAAATCAGCTTCCTTAAATAAAGATTCTAAAGATTGAGAAACAATTGTAGTTGTGATAGACTGTCCGTCGAAAAATTCAACTTTTACGTCAACTTGAGGAATAAAGCTATCTGCAGCGATAACTTTCATACCAAGACCAAGCGCCATTTTTGCAGTAGCTTGTCCGATACGACCAATGCCCACAATTCCAAGAGTTTTTCCTCTTAATTCAGTTCCGTTAGCGTAAGCTTTTTTCAAACCTTCAAAGTTTGAATCACCTTCTAAAGGCATATTTCTGTTTGAATCATGTAAGAAACGAACACCAGAAAATAAATGTCCGAATACTAACTCAGCCACAGACTCTGAAGAAGAAGCCGGAGTATTGATTACATGAATTCCTTTGCTTTTTGCATAATCAACATCGATGTTATCCATACCAACACCACCACGACCGATGATTTTGATACCAGGACAAGCGTCGATAATATCTTTACGAACTTTAGTTGCACTGCGAACTAAAATTACGTCTACATTGTTTTCATTGATAAAGTTAGCTACTTGTTCCTGAGCTACTTTTGTAGTTATTACTTCAAATCCGCCTTTTTCTAAAGCTAGAATTCCACTTTTAGAAATTCCGTCATTTGCTAATACTTTCATTTTTGGTATATTGTTTATTTGGTTAATCGGTTTAACTGTTTAATCGTTTATGCGTTTAATTGTTTAATCGATAAACCAATTTATTATTTTTCTTTTTTGATTTTTTTTCTAAAGGCAACATTTTGCGTTTAAACAGCTAATCAAATTAACGATTAAACGCATAAACGATTAAACTTTAGACTCAAGCGCTTTCATTACATCAACTAAAACCTGTACACTTTCGATAGGCATAGCGTTGTAAATAGAAGCTCTGTAACCGCCTACAGAACGGTGACCCGGCAATCCTGAAATTCCTGCAGCTTTCCATAAAGCATCAAAAGTTTCAGTATGGTCAGGATTGTTAAGTAAGAAAGTTACGTTCATTGCAGAACGATCTTCTACCTTAGCAGCACCTTTAAATAATGGGTTTCTGTCGATTTCATTATAAAGTAATTCTGCTTTTGCGTTGTTTAATTTTTCAACAGCAGCGATTCCGCCTTTAGCTTTAATCCATTGTAATGTTAATAATGAAACATATACAGCAAATACAGAAGGAGTATTGTACATACTTTCTGCTTTGATATGTTTTGAATAATCTAACATACTAGGAATTGTTCTTCCGTTTTTGCCTAAGATTTCTTCTTTAACCACAACAAGAGTTGTTCCTGCAGGCCCCATATTTTTTTGAGCTCCGGCATAGATTAAATCAAATTTTGAGAAATCTAATTCACGAGAGAAGATATCAGAACTCATATCGCATACAACTGGAACGTTTGTCGATGGGAATTCTTTCATTTGAGTTCCAAAAATGGTATTGTTACTAGTGCAGTGGAAATAATCAGCATCTGCCGGAATTTCGTAACCTTTTGGAACATATGTATAATTATCGTCTTTTGAAGAACCTACAACAATAGTTTCTCCAAAAAGTTTAGCTTCTTTAATAGCCGCAGTTGCCCACGTTCCTGAATCTAAATAAGCCGCTTTTCCGTTTTCTTTCATTAGGTTATAAGGAGCCATCAGGAATGCAGTACTTGCACCACCTTGTAAAAACAAAGCCTGATATCCTTTTCCCTGAAGTCCTAATAATTCTAAAGCCAGCGAACGAGCTTCATCCATAACAGCCACAAAATCTTTGCTTCGGTGCGAAATTTCAAGAATAGATAATCCTGAATCATTAAAATTTAAAACGGCTTTTGATGCTTTTTCAAAAACTTCCTGAGGTAAAATACTTGGTCCTGCGCTGTAGTTGTGTTTTTTCATGGTTGTTGTTAATAGTCGAAAAAATTGTCGAAAAATTTAAAGATGCAAATTTCGGTAATAGGAGCTGAAAAAGCGATAAATAATTCGAAATAATTAAACATTTTTTTACTTTGTTGTTAACAAAAACGTTATAGTATCAACGTTATCTGCATAATCCCACAATTGAGGATTTTGCGTCTGCCCGAATGCAACACTATTTTCAATTAAATCATTGCTTACAATACATTGAATTTGATCTTCGTCGATTTTTAAACGTGATTTTAAATCTTCAAGACTTTCATAATATTCAAAGAAAACGCTCGAAATAGGAGAGGCGTAGCTTGAATCTTCTTTTAAGGTTAAAAATCCGTTATCTGTCAGTTTAAAATTGCTCATTAAAAATACGGCTTTGTTGTAGTCGTAATTATTGGCATATTTTTCATATTGTATAACATCCTGATATTTGAAAACGGCCTGAAAAAAAGCATCAAAAGAGTAATCTTTTGGAACAAAAAGTTTAGAAACATTTCGGCATCCCAAACCAAAATATCTAAAAATATCTTCTCCTAAAGCTTCTAAATCTTCGTGAGTTTCTTTTCCGTTTAAAACTGCTGCCGAATTTCTGTTTTTTCTAATTATAGAAGGTTTGTCCTTAAAATAATATTCAAAATAACGGGCTGTATTGTTGCTTCCTGTTGCAATTACGGCATCGAAATTTTCCAGTTTTCCTTCCACGAAAGTGATTTTATCTTTAAAATTTTCATCAACAGCAATTAAATATTTTGCTAAAAAAGGCAATAAATGCTGATCGTTTGATGAAGTTTTTACCAAAGCTTTGTTTCCGGTAATTAAAACAGAAAGAAAATCATGAAAACCTACAAGCGGAATATTTCCGGCCAAAATTAAGGCAACTGTTTTTTCATTATCAGCTTTACTAAAATCGTACATCGAAGTCCATTTATCGATGTTTTCTTTAGTTAGAGCGTCTGCCCATGATTTTACAGAAAAATAGACCTGTTCAGGAGTGTACCATCCATTATGTGACTGCGAAAGATGAATAAGTCTTTCGAAATCATCAAAAAAGATATCATTATATAAAACGTCAGATTTTTTCGCGGAATGCCCTTCAGAAAACTGACTTAAAAATTTTCCTAATTCAACAAAAACACTTTTTTTTGTTTCTAATGTCATAATGTTTGTTTATGAATTGTTTTGATTGTAATTTTGCACAAAAATAAGTATAATTAAGTCGAAAGTCAAAAGTCATAAGTCAAAAGCTATGCTTGCCTTAATTTTGACTTTAGAACTTTAAGGCTTTTAACTTTAAGAAAACAAAAAGATGGCAATAATTATAACTGACGAATGCATAAACTGTGGGGCTTGTGAACCAGAATGCCCAAATACAGCAATATATGAAGGAGCAGATGATTGGAGATATAAAGACGGAACAAGTTTAAAAGGAACTATAATTTTACCTGACGGAACTGAGGTTGATGCTGATGATGCTCAAACTCCAATTTCTGACGAGATTTATTATATCGTTCCGGGAAAATGTACAGAGTGTAAAGGTTTTCATGATGAGCCTCAATGTGCTGCTGTTTGTCCTGTTGATTGTTGTGTGCCGGATGATAACCATGTAGAAGATGAAGAAACCTTGTTGAACAGACAGGCGTTTTTACATGGCGAGTAAACTTCGTTGTTATATAATAAATAATGCATTAACGTTCTCT from the Flavobacterium sp. genome contains:
- a CDS encoding TIGR02757 family protein — encoded protein: MNQKELKEFLDEKVIQYNNQDFIESDPVQIPHLFTQKEDIEIAGFLSASIAWGNRKMIIKNSHKMMELMGNTPYDFVMSHSEDNLADLETFVHRTFNGKDFGGFIKGLQHIYKNHSGLEAVFAKNQEKDSLQKSISEFKKIFFEIDHLPRTQKHISDPLNNSAAKRINMYLRWMVRQDAKGVDLGIWKTISPSVLSCPLDVHSGNVARKLGILSRKQNDAKALLELDTQLRKMDAGDPVKYDFALFGLGVFEGF
- a CDS encoding DEAD/DEAH box helicase yields the protein MSTFEKFNLPKSLQKAVDELGFVTPTPIQEKSFSVITSGRDMMGIAQTGTGKTFAYLLPLLKLYKFTHTNTPKIVILVPTRELVVQVVEEVEKLTKYMSVKTLGIYGGVNINTQKKAVYEGVDILVGTPGRTMDLALDAVVRFDVTQKLVIDEFDEMLNLGFRPQLTSLLAMMKTKRQNILFSATMTDEVDDILNDYFDFPEEVTLAPSGTPLEKITQITYNVPNFNTKVNLLKHLFETDESMDRVLVFVNNKKISDMLFNRIEEHFEGQFGVIHSNKSQNYRLSTMAEFQEGNLRGLITTDVMARGLDISNISHVINFELPEEPELYMHRIGRTGRADATGTAISFVSPREEEYKIETELLMDQELKIADFPEEVEISEKLIEAEKDKLPRKFLLKKPKLEGDGAFHEKSKKNQKVNLGGPSKTKKKTHGSVNRNMLKTRNKKKKDGK
- a CDS encoding BatA and WFA domain-containing protein, which translates into the protein MHFKHPEILYFLFLLIVPILVHLFQLRRFKTSYFTNVRFLKELAVQTRKSSKIKKRLLLATRLLLLTCAIIAFAQPFFEAKDSKNASNEMYIILDNSFSMQAKGKKGELLKRAVQELLENTPENAQFSLLTNTDNYWNTDIKSSKSALQNLKYSATPFELSSIMAKVKAHKSAHKKDIIIISDAVGLKENDIKNTDSEEKPYFILSEAEQKNNVSIDSVYINQTLENFYEIGVNLSAYGEDFKPISTALYNQNKLIAKTIINFDTKKKKINFTIPKEAFHGYVSIEDNGLTYDNKLFFSISKNKKTNVISIGEPEKSNFLSRIYTSAEFNYNNYSISTLDYNSLEKQNTIILNELVEIPQALQTTLKAFVSKGGNLVVIPSEKSSVSNLNAFLGNFGKIQFNTLKTESKQITKINFDHPLFSGVFENKITNFQYPKTNSSFDISSPYPAVLSYEDQSSFVTAVQNPTAGITVFSAPINAANSNFQQSPLIVPLFYKMAQNNQKTGVNALTIGNNQPYFVDVLLTKDAILEVKGTEDSFIPIQQILNNKVKLTFNDFPDTAGNYSIFDKKEWVENLSFNYKRTESDLSQVNTNVVSDFKTADTISTIFNTLQTERTDSQIWKWFVIFALLFLALEMAIIKFVK
- a CDS encoding dihydroorotase, whose translation is MKIIIKSAKIIDSKSPFHNQTVDLLIADGLIEKIGVSLPNDDAEIVRFDDLHVSQGWFDSSVSLGEPGYEDRETIANGLNVAAKSGFTAIALQPNSFPIIDNQSQINFVKNKANGSATEIFPIGALTKASEGKDMAELYDMKNAGAIAFGDYNKSIDNANVLKIALQYVQDFDGLVIAYSQDPNIKGNGVANEGIVSTRLGLKGIPNLAEELQISRNLFLLEYTGGKLHIPTISTAKSVQLIREAKAKGLNVTSSASVHHLVLTDEKLDGFDTRFKVTPPLRTEVDRQALLNGIADGTIDMITSDHNPIDIEFKKMEFDTAKNGTIGLESAFGALLTVLPLETVVTKLTAARTVFGLENHTIEEGAKANLTFFTPEHKSTFTKENILSKSKNSAFLGTELKGSVYGILNQNQLVTK
- a CDS encoding lactonase family protein, which gives rise to MKKIYLVLFSALAVTTAKAQNKFNLLVGTYTNTCQSNGIYVYEFDANSGEFKLKNSSENVVSPSYLSVSADNKFIYAVNENGTQSSVSAFGYDSASGKVNFLNKNDALGADPCHLINDDKNVIAANYSGGSIVVYKKNADGSISEVQQLIQHEGKGPNAARQEKAHVHMVVFSPDKKFVLSNDLGLDKVFIYKYNPASKNEILTLKGSVDVKPGSGPRHLTFSKDGKFVYLVQELDGTLTTFSYDKTGNLKVIAETSILPKDFKGGTGAAAIKISPDGNFLYVSDRVDVNAISVYKILKNGSIELVEQQSTLGKGPRDFAIDPSGNYFLVGHQYTNDIVIFKRDIKTGKITDTRKRIQLCSPVGLVFTKI
- a CDS encoding DUF6787 family protein, yielding MNKLKQRWGITSNLQAVIILTVFAITGSASAWLSKPFCVWLGITKEDFGGWFTLIRLLIIFPIYQVLLVAIGSIFGQFKFFWNFEKKMLKNMGLGFLFKDEKPQI